The Verrucomicrobiia bacterium genomic interval CGGTCGGGTCGCCGACCTTCCGGGAACGACGCGCCTCAAGCTCCGCCCGGGCCTGGCTGACCGCGGTCACAATGGTGGTGAGGATGAGCTTCACGGAGCGGATCGCATCGTCGTTGCCGGCGATCGGATAATCCACCAGGTCGGGGTCGCAGTTGGTGTCCACGATGGCCACGATCGGTATCCGGAGGCGCCGGGCCTCGGCGACGGCGTTGTGCTCGCGTTTGATGTCCACGACGAACATCACGTCCGGAAGGGCCTCGAGATCGCGAAGTCCGTCCAGGTTCTTGACGAAGCGGATGTGCTCCCGCCGGATCATGGACTGCTCCTGCTTCACGTACTCGTTGATCGAGCCGTCGGCTTCCATCCGCTCGATGTCCTTCATTCGCTTCAGGGAGCGTTTGAGGGTGCGCAGGTTGGTCAGGGTGCCGCCGAGCCAGCGGCCGGTGACGTAGGGCTGTCCGCAGGCCTTTGCCGCCTCCTTGACCGCCTCCTGGGCCTGCTTTTTGGTGCCGACAAAGAGAATCTGGCCGCCCTTGCCCGCCGTCTGTGCGAGGTAGGTGCAGGCGGCTTCGAGCTGGGGAAGGGACTTGCTGAGGTCAATGACGTGAATGCCGTTTCTCGCCTCGAAGATGAAGGGCTTCATCTTGGGGTTCCAACGGCGGGTCTGGTGCCCGAAGTGGACCCCGGCCTCCAACAGTTCCTTGACTCCGATGCTGATCATAATGACTGCGTTCCCTGATTTTGGACCCATCATGGCGGAGCGCCGATGAGGGCCATCCGGTGGGAATCCCGGATTCAATTGGATGTTGTTGTGGCCGCCCGACGCGGTCGCGCCAGGAACGTTTCAGGCCGTGATGTCCGGTTCCGGCGGGCCGGGACCGAAACGGGAGGCTTGCGGTGAACGATCCCAAGGGCAATGCGAATCTTGGGAAAAATGGGAAGCCCGGGCCGTCGCGTTGGGCGGCTCCAGGCCGCCTGAGCGGTTGCGTGAGCGGCTTGCCGGAACTTCGGGTCGCCGGTATCATTTGCCCGCGTGAGACCTCTCCTGGTGCCGATCCTCCTGGCAGGAACTTTTCTTCTGCCGATGGCACCTTTGGGGGACACGGTGAGGCTCAAGGATGACGCCGTGATTTCCGGCAGGATCCTGTCCGACAAGCCGGACACCCTGTATGTGGACATCGGGTACACGGTGATCGCGGTGCCGAAGTCCTCCGTGCTCGAGATCGTCCGACCGGAATCGAATCCTGCGGCCGAAGGGGAGCCCGCCGAAGCGCAGGAGGGGTCTGTGACGCCGGGGTTGGCGGGCGGGGTGTTCCAGGAGGTGGCGCCGGGTGCCGTCGAGACCCCGGTGCGCGAACTGGTGGGCCGGTTGGGCGAGGCGGTGGTTCAGGTGCGGACTCCCGGGGGCCTCGGCAGCGGTTTCTTCATTCATCCGGATGGCTATTTCGTGACCAATTTCCACGTCATCGAGGGCGAGACCCGGATTTCCGTTGAAGTCTATCATCAGCGGGATGGCCAGTTGGAACGTCGCAGCTACAAGGACGTGAGGATCGTGGCGATGAACAAGTTCGCCGACCTGGCCCTGCTCAAGGTGGAGGATCCCGAAGCCCCGCGCTTCAAGGTGGTCACGCTCGGCAATTCCGACGCACTGGCCCAGGGGGACCGTGTGTTCGCCATCGGAAGCCCCCTGGGGTTGGAACGAACCGTCACCGAGGGGATCGTCAGCACCACGGCGCGCGAAGTGGGCGGCGACCTGTACCTTCAGACCACGGCGCAGATCAATCCGGGCAATTCCGGCGGGCCGCTGTTCAACGCCGCGGGCGCGGTCGTCGGTGTGACCAACATGAAGCTGACGTTTGGCGAGGGGTTGGGCTTTGCGATTCCGGTCGCCGTCCTCCGCTACTTCCTGGAGCACCGGGACGCCTACGCCTACGACAACGACAACCCCAGCAACCCGTTCCGCTATCTGGAGCCGCCACGCCGGGTTCAGTTGCCCCTCCGGGGTGGAACCCGGACGCCCTGAACGTTTGGAGTTCCGGAGAATCCCATTCCC includes:
- the rpsB gene encoding 30S ribosomal protein S2, with the translated sequence MISIGVKELLEAGVHFGHQTRRWNPKMKPFIFEARNGIHVIDLSKSLPQLEAACTYLAQTAGKGGQILFVGTKKQAQEAVKEAAKACGQPYVTGRWLGGTLTNLRTLKRSLKRMKDIERMEADGSINEYVKQEQSMIRREHIRFVKNLDGLRDLEALPDVMFVVDIKREHNAVAEARRLRIPIVAIVDTNCDPDLVDYPIAGNDDAIRSVKLILTTIVTAVSQARAELEARRSRKVGDPTDREAAKPEGAPEPAPLPAAEPPQATPPADSPVATA
- a CDS encoding trypsin-like peptidase domain-containing protein, yielding MDIGYTVIAVPKSSVLEIVRPESNPAAEGEPAEAQEGSVTPGLAGGVFQEVAPGAVETPVRELVGRLGEAVVQVRTPGGLGSGFFIHPDGYFVTNFHVIEGETRISVEVYHQRDGQLERRSYKDVRIVAMNKFADLALLKVEDPEAPRFKVVTLGNSDALAQGDRVFAIGSPLGLERTVTEGIVSTTAREVGGDLYLQTTAQINPGNSGGPLFNAAGAVVGVTNMKLTFGEGLGFAIPVAVLRYFLEHRDAYAYDNDNPSNPFRYLEPPRRVQLPLRGGTRTP